A stretch of the Sphingosinithalassobacter tenebrarum genome encodes the following:
- the uvrA gene encoding excinuclease ABC subunit UvrA, producing the protein MLTHINVRGAREHNLKGVDVDIPRDTLTVITGLSGSGKSSLAFDTIYAEGQRRYVESLSAYARQFLEMMQKPDVDHIEGLSPAISIEQKTTSRNPRSTVATVTEIYDYMRLLWARVGVPYSPATGLPISAQTVSQMVDRVLALPEGTRLLLLAPVVRGRKGEYRKELAEWQKAGFQRVRIDGETYLIEEAPALDKKYKHDIEVVVDRLVVREDIATRLADSFETALKLADGLAYVDLVDATVAEISPLPLAGGAGGGRVNEAPQSFVADGDIPTPNPSRKREGNATGGNLKGAGIPDNRIVFSEKFACPVSGFSIPEIEPRLFSFNAPQGACPACDGLGERLEFDEDLVVPNDQLSLKKGAIVPWAKSNPPSPYYMQVLGSLAREYGFKLDTPWHELSEDIRHVILHGTSGIPVTLTFVDGKKSYDVKKPFEGVIGNLNRRMLQTESAWRREELSKYQASHPCETCGGARLKPEALAVKIAGQDIAYATRLSVVDALGWFKELPESLTGQQREIATAILKEIDERLGFLNNVGLDYLNLDRTSGTLSGGESQRIRLASQIGSGLSGVLYVLDEPSIGLHQRDNDMLLATLRRLRDLGNTVLVVEHDEDAIRSADYILDMGPGAGVHGGTVVARGTLPEILATEGSVTADYLNGTRAIPVPEKRRKGTGKKLTVHNATANNLTGVTAGIPLGTFTCITGVSGSGKSSFTIDTLYAAAARQLNGARVLAGKHDKITGLEHLDKVIDIDQSPIGRTPRSNPATYTGAFTNIRDWFAGLPEAQARGYKPGRFSFNVKGGRCEACQGDGVLKIEMHFLPDVYVECDVCHGARYNRETLEVKFKGKSIADVLDMTVEDAVEFFKAVPPIRDKMAMLAEVGLGYVKVGQQATTLSGGEAQRVKLAKELSRRATGNTLYILDEPTTGLHFEDVRKLLEVLHALVEQGNTVVVIEHNLDVIKTADWILDLGPEGGVKGGEIVAEGVPEKVAAEPKSYTGRYLAPLLRGLSRDEPVPSEADASALASAQSKGRRRG; encoded by the coding sequence ATGCTGACCCACATAAACGTCCGCGGCGCGCGTGAGCATAATCTCAAGGGCGTCGACGTCGATATTCCGCGCGATACGCTGACGGTGATCACCGGGCTGTCGGGCTCGGGCAAAAGCTCGCTCGCCTTCGACACCATCTATGCCGAGGGGCAGCGGCGTTATGTCGAGAGCCTGTCGGCCTATGCGCGCCAGTTTCTCGAGATGATGCAGAAGCCCGATGTCGATCATATCGAAGGCCTCTCCCCCGCAATCTCGATCGAGCAGAAGACGACGAGCCGCAACCCGCGTTCGACCGTCGCAACCGTCACCGAAATCTATGATTACATGCGCCTGCTCTGGGCGCGGGTCGGCGTGCCCTATTCGCCCGCCACCGGCCTGCCGATCAGCGCGCAGACGGTGTCGCAGATGGTCGATCGCGTGCTGGCATTGCCCGAGGGCACCCGCCTGCTCCTCCTCGCCCCCGTCGTGCGCGGCCGCAAGGGCGAGTATCGCAAGGAACTCGCCGAGTGGCAGAAGGCGGGCTTCCAGCGCGTCCGCATCGACGGCGAGACCTATCTGATCGAAGAGGCGCCGGCGCTCGACAAGAAATACAAGCACGACATCGAAGTGGTGGTCGATCGCCTGGTGGTGCGCGAGGATATCGCGACGCGGCTGGCGGACAGTTTCGAAACGGCGCTCAAGCTGGCGGACGGGCTGGCCTATGTCGATCTGGTCGATGCGACGGTTGCGGAAATCTCTCCCCTCCCGCTTGCGGGAGGGGCCGGGGGTGGGCGCGTCAATGAAGCACCGCAGTCCTTTGTCGCGGACGGGGACATTCCCACCCCTAACCCCTCCCGCAAGCGGGAGGGGAATGCGACCGGCGGCAACCTTAAGGGCGCCGGCATCCCGGACAACCGCATCGTGTTCTCGGAGAAATTCGCCTGCCCCGTCAGCGGTTTCTCCATCCCCGAAATCGAACCGCGCCTGTTCAGCTTCAACGCCCCGCAAGGCGCCTGCCCCGCCTGCGACGGCCTCGGCGAACGGCTCGAATTCGACGAGGATCTCGTCGTCCCCAACGATCAGCTCAGCCTCAAGAAGGGCGCGATCGTCCCCTGGGCCAAATCCAACCCGCCCTCGCCCTATTACATGCAGGTGCTCGGCAGCCTCGCGCGCGAATATGGCTTCAAGCTCGACACGCCCTGGCACGAGCTGTCCGAGGATATCCGCCACGTCATCCTGCACGGCACGAGTGGCATCCCCGTCACCCTCACCTTCGTCGACGGCAAGAAGAGCTACGACGTCAAGAAGCCGTTCGAGGGCGTGATCGGCAACCTCAACCGCCGCATGCTCCAGACCGAAAGCGCCTGGAGGCGCGAGGAACTGTCCAAATATCAGGCGAGCCACCCCTGCGAGACCTGCGGCGGCGCGCGCCTCAAGCCCGAGGCGCTGGCCGTGAAGATCGCCGGGCAGGACATCGCCTATGCCACCCGCCTGTCGGTGGTCGACGCGCTCGGCTGGTTCAAGGAGCTGCCCGAAAGCCTCACCGGCCAGCAGCGCGAAATCGCCACCGCCATCCTCAAGGAAATCGACGAGCGGCTCGGCTTCCTCAACAATGTCGGGCTCGATTATCTCAACCTCGATCGCACCAGCGGCACCCTGTCGGGCGGCGAAAGCCAGCGCATCCGCCTCGCCAGCCAGATCGGCAGCGGCCTTTCGGGCGTGCTCTACGTGCTCGACGAACCCAGCATCGGCCTGCACCAGCGCGACAACGACATGCTGCTCGCCACGCTGCGCCGCCTGCGCGATCTCGGCAACACCGTGCTGGTGGTCGAACATGACGAGGATGCGATCCGCAGCGCCGACTATATCCTCGACATGGGCCCCGGCGCGGGCGTGCATGGCGGCACGGTCGTCGCGCGCGGCACGCTCCCCGAAATCCTCGCCACCGAAGGCAGCGTCACCGCCGATTATCTCAACGGCACCCGCGCGATTCCCGTCCCCGAAAAGCGGCGCAAGGGCACCGGCAAGAAGCTCACCGTCCACAACGCCACCGCGAACAACCTCACCGGCGTCACCGCGGGCATCCCGCTCGGCACCTTCACCTGCATCACCGGCGTATCGGGCTCGGGCAAGTCGAGCTTCACCATCGACACGCTCTATGCCGCCGCGGCGCGCCAGCTGAACGGCGCCCGCGTCCTCGCCGGCAAGCACGACAAGATCACCGGGCTCGAACATCTCGACAAGGTGATCGACATCGATCAGTCGCCGATCGGCCGCACCCCGCGATCGAACCCGGCGACCTATACCGGCGCCTTCACCAATATCCGCGACTGGTTCGCCGGCCTCCCCGAAGCGCAGGCGCGCGGATACAAGCCCGGCCGCTTCAGCTTCAATGTAAAGGGCGGCCGCTGCGAGGCATGCCAGGGCGACGGCGTGCTCAAGATCGAAATGCACTTCCTGCCCGACGTCTATGTCGAATGCGATGTGTGCCACGGCGCGCGCTACAATCGCGAAACGCTCGAAGTGAAGTTCAAGGGCAAGAGCATCGCCGACGTGCTCGACATGACGGTCGAGGACGCGGTGGAATTCTTCAAGGCCGTCCCCCCGATTCGCGACAAGATGGCGATGCTCGCCGAAGTCGGCCTCGGCTATGTCAAGGTCGGGCAACAGGCGACGACCCTGTCGGGCGGCGAGGCGCAGCGCGTCAAACTCGCCAAGGAACTCAGCCGCCGTGCGACCGGCAACACGCTGTATATCCTCGACGAACCCACCACGGGCCTGCATTTCGAGGATGTGCGCAAATTGCTCGAAGTGCTCCACGCGCTGGTCGAACAGGGGAATACGGTGGTGGTGATCGAGCACAACCTCGACGTCATCAAGACGGCGGACTGGATTCTCGACCTGGGGCCAGAGGGCGGCGTGAAGGGCGGCGAAATCGTCGCTGAGGGCGTCCCGGAAAAGGTCGCCGCCGAACCGAAGAGCTACACCGGGCGGTATCTGGCGCCGCTGTTGCGAGGCCTGAGCCGGGACGAGCCGGTCCCGAGCGAAGCCGACGCGTCCGCGTTGGCTTCGGCGCAATCGAAGGGCCGGAGGCGGGGGTGA